A portion of the Jaculus jaculus isolate mJacJac1 chromosome 5, mJacJac1.mat.Y.cur, whole genome shotgun sequence genome contains these proteins:
- the C5H3orf14 gene encoding LOW QUALITY PROTEIN: uncharacterized protein C3orf14 homolog (The sequence of the model RefSeq protein was modified relative to this genomic sequence to represent the inferred CDS: inserted 2 bases in 1 codon; deleted 2 bases in 1 codon; substituted 1 base at 1 genomic stop codon), with protein sequence SLLAQKIAXSKAQEEIISHRXIFLQLMENKLGEIKTEKTSQLQTMETAFNPWPQVVFLETCYWASVDEYNPK encoded by the exons tcctTACTTGCTCAAAAAATTGC TTCTAAagcacaggaagaaataatatcaCATAGATAAATATTCCTTCAACTCATGGAGAATAAACTTGGa gaaatcaaaacagaaaagacatCCCAGCTACAAACAATGGAGACtgcttttaa TCCATGGCCTCAGGTGGTTTTTCTTGAGACTTGTTACTGGGCATCAGTAGatgaatataaccccaaataG